The genome window TCCTCCGGTGCTCGTGATGACCAGAACGTTCGAACAATTTAGAACGGTGATGAATTGTCCGTCTAGGATAGGAGCGTGGTGCGAGAGCTGCGCTCAGGACGAGCACGCGGCCGAAGGGCTGGCGAGTCGCACACCCGCGAGGCGATCCTCGACGCGGCGCGCGACCAGTTCGCATCGCACGGTTACACCCAGACCAGCCTGCGCTCCGTGGCCTTGGCCGCCGCGGTCGACCCCTCTCTCGTGACGCACTTCTTCGGCTCGAAGGAGGGCCTCTTCGCGGCGGCCTTCACCGTGCTCGAGACGCTGCCGGAGGAGTTGCTGAGCCGCCTGCATGGCGCTCCCGTCGGCGAGCGCGGTCGGCTCCTGGCCACCACCTACCTCGGCGCGTGGGAGCACCCCGCCACGGGCCGGGCCCTGCGTGCGCTGGCGCGTGCGGCCGGAGAGAGTGCCACCGCAGCAGCGATCGTTCGCCAGACCCTGGAGTCGATGTCGACCGTCGTCGGCCTCCAAGCGGCGATGGGCCAGCTCTTCGGGTTCGCCGTCGCCCGCTACGTCATCCAGGTCGAGCCGCTCGCCAGCCTCTCGCTCGAGGACGCCCTGGAGGTCGTGGTGCCGGCGATCGAGGCGACCTACGCCGGCGGGTAGGCGTCGCTGGCCAGCAGCCGAGCCAGATGCGCGGTGTTCGCGGCCGCGGTCTTTGTCGTGGACGTCGTCTTCTCCGGCTTGGGGTCGAGGTCCTGGTAGTCGGTGGTGTGCA of Nocardioides sp. Kera G14 contains these proteins:
- a CDS encoding TetR/AcrR family transcriptional regulator, with protein sequence MVRELRSGRARGRRAGESHTREAILDAARDQFASHGYTQTSLRSVALAAAVDPSLVTHFFGSKEGLFAAAFTVLETLPEELLSRLHGAPVGERGRLLATTYLGAWEHPATGRALRALARAAGESATAAAIVRQTLESMSTVVGLQAAMGQLFGFAVARYVIQVEPLASLSLEDALEVVVPAIEATYAGG